One Setaria italica strain Yugu1 chromosome II, Setaria_italica_v2.0, whole genome shotgun sequence DNA segment encodes these proteins:
- the LOC101763727 gene encoding aspartyl protease family protein At5g10770: protein MAWGACIAALLLLLLAATGGNGNGGVHCLEEGSRSRSRRALQGRHHLRSRAVGGATVLELRHHSFSSAPSKSREEEADALLSSDAARVASLQRRIESYRLIGNDAAAVAASKAQVPVTSGAKLRTLNYVATVGLGGGEATVIVDTASELTWVQCAPCESCHDQQDPLFDPTSSPSYAAVPCNSSSCDALRVAAGMSGPAAACGGDQPAACGYTLSYRDGSYSRGVLARDELSLAGEAIDGFVFGCGTSNQGAPFGGTSGLMGLGRSQLSLVSQTMDQFGGVFSYCLPLKESDSSGSLVLGDDSSVYRNSTPIVYASMVSDPLQGPFYFLNLTGITVGGQEVESSGFSAGKVIVDSGTVITSLVPSIYNAVKAEFLSQFAEYPQAPAFSILDTCFNMTGFREVQVPSLKLVFDGGVEVEVDSSGVLYFVSSDSSQVCLAMAALGSEYETSIIGNYQQKNLRVIFDTSASQVGFAQEACGYI from the exons ATGGCATGGGGAGCTTGCATTGCTGCTCTGCTCCTGCTTCTTCTTGCTGCGACAGGTGGTAATGGTAATGGCGGCGTGCATTGCCTGGAGGAggggagccggagccggagcaggAGAGCCTTGCAGGGGAGGCACCACCTGAGGTCAA GAGCGGTGGGCGGCGCCACGGTGCTGGAGCTGAGGCACCACAGCTTCAGCTCGGCGCCGAGCAAgagcagggaggaggaggccgacgcCCTCCTGTCCTCCGACGCCGCGCGCGTCGCGTCGCTGCAGCGGCGCATCGAGAGCTACCGGCTGATCGGGAATGatgcggcggccgtggcggcgtccAAGGCGCAGGTGCCCGTCACCTCCGGCGCGAAGCTCCGGACGCTCAACTACGTGGCCACCGtcgggctgggcggcggcgaggcgacggTGATCGTGGACACGGCCAGCGAGCTCACCTGGGTGCAGTGCGCGCCGTGCGAGTCGTGCCACGACCAGCAGGACCCCCTCTTCGACccgacctcgtcgccgtcctACGCCGCGGTGCCGTGCAACTCGTCCTCCTGCGACGCGctgcgggtggcggcgggcatGTCGGGGCCCGCGGCAGCGTGCGGCGGCGACCAGCCCGCCGCCTGCGGCTACACGCTCAGCTACCGCGACGGCTCCTACTCCCGCGGCGTGCTGGCGCGCGACGAGCTGAGCCTCGCCGGGGAGGCCATCGACGGCTTCGTGTTCGGCTGCGGCACCAGCAACCAGGGCGCGCCGTTCGGCGGCACCTCCGGCCTCATGGGGCTCGGCCGGAGCCAGCTCTCGCTGGTCTCCCAGACCATGGACCAGTTCGGCGGCGTCTTCTCCTACTGCCTGCCACTGAAGGAGTCCGACTCGTCGGGTTCCCTAGTCCTCGGCGACGACTCGTCGGTGTACCGGAACTCGACTCCGATCGTGTACGCCTCCATGGTATCCGATCCTCTGCAAGGGCCGTTCTACTTCCTCAACCTCACCGGGATCACCGTCGGAGGCCAGGAGGTGGAATCCTCGGGGTTCTCGGCCGGCAAGGTGATCGTCGACTCCGGGACCGTGATCACCAGCCTCGTTCCCTCAATCTACAATGCCGTCAAGGCCGAGTTCCTGAGCCAGTTCGCCGAGTACCCGCAGGCGCCGGCGTTCTCCATCCTCGACACCTGCTTCAACATGACGGGGTTTAGGGAGGTCCAGGTGCCCAGCCTGAAGCTCGTGTtcgacggcggcgtggaggtggaggtggactcCAGCGGCGTGCTCTACTTCGTCAGCAGCGACTCCTCCCAGGTGTGCCTGGCCATGGCCGCCCTGGGATCCGAGTACGAGACCTCCATCATCGGCAACTACCAGCAGAAGAACCTGAGGGTCATCTTCGACACCTCGGCGTCGCAGGTCGGGTTCGCACAGGAGGCTTGTGGGTACATTTGA
- the LOC101764122 gene encoding probable monogalactosyldiacylglycerol synthase 1, chloroplastic, with the protein MPAPTAEPALPAAFLCVPSPLLSAPLPGAAFSASPAPSSHHASFLPRPPRGGARALSAAISAPGPASTAASRLHRMWGEFARFVRLHGNQISPLGFASLGLGLGGGEGGGGSAGGGGGGGGDVDAVGEVEEAAARAEAPKKVLILMSDTGGGHRASAEAIKAAFTQEFGDDYQVFVTDLWTDHTPWPFNQLPRSYSFLVKHGPLWKMTYYGTAPRVIHQPHFAATSTFIAREVAKGLMKYQPDVIISVHPLMQHVPLRILRSKGLLDKIPFTTVITDLSTCHPTWFHKLVTRCYCPSTEVEKRALKAGLKPSQIKVYGLPVRPSFVKPVRPKDELRRELGMDEDLPAVLLMGGGEGMGPIEATAKALGDTLYDENLGEPTGQILVICGRNKKLVNRLQSISWKVPVQVKGFVTKMEECMGACDCIITKAGPGTIAEAMIRGLPIILNDYIAGQEAGNVPYVVENGCGKFSKSPKQIANIVADWFGPKSDEFRIMSQNCLKLARPDAVFKIVHDLHELVRQKCFVPQYACAT; encoded by the exons ATGCCCGCGCCGACCGCCGAGCCGGCGCTCCCGGCCGCCTTCCTCTGCGTCCCTTCCCCGCTCCTCTCCGCGcccctccccggcgccgccttctccgcctcccccgcgccctcctcccacCATGCCTCCTTCCTCCCGCGCCCTCCGCGCGGCGGGGCCcgcgcgctctccgccgccatctccgcccCGGGccctgcctccaccgccgcgtcgCGCCTCCACCGGATGTGGGGCGAGTTCGCTCGGTTCGTGCGCCTGCACGGGAACCAAATCTCTCCACTCGGGTTCGCGTCCCTCGGGCTGGGCCTCGGCGGGGGCGAGGGCGGAGGGGGTagcgccggcggtgggggagggggcggagggGATGTGGATGCGGTaggcgaggtggaggaggccgcggcgcgggCCGAGGCGCCGAAGAAGGTGCTGATCCTGATGAGCGACACGGGCGGCGGGCACCGAGCGTCCGCGGAGGCCATCAAGGCCGCCTTCACACAGGAGTTCGGCGACGACTACCAG GTATTTGTCACTGATTTGTGGACCGACCACACTCCATGGCCATTCAACCAACTGCCAAGGAGCTATAGTTTTTTGGTGAAACATGGACCCTTGTGGAAGATGACATACTATGGTACTGCACCGCGTGTAATTCATCAGCCACATTTTGCTGCAACATCCACATTCATAGCAAG AGAGGTTGCAAAAGGCCTAATGAAGTACCAACCAGATGTAATTATCAGTGTACATCCTTTAATGCAACATGTGCCCCTCCGAATTCTAAGATCCAAAGGTCTTTTGGATAAGATCCCATTCACTACAGTTATTACAGATCTCAGCACTTGTCACCCAACATG GTTCCACAAGCTTGTCACTAGATGTTACTGCCCATCAACTGAAGTGGAAAAGAGAGCACTAAAAGCTGGACTTAAGCCCTCACAGATTAAAGTCTATGGCCTCCCTGTTCGACCCTCTTTTGTCAAGCCTGTTCGACCAAAG GATGAACTGCGAAGAGAATTAGGCATGGATGAAGATCTGCCTGCTGTTCTATTGATGGGTGGGGGTGAAGGGATGGGTCCTATTGAGGCCACTGCTAAAGCGCTTGGTGATACTCTGTATGATGAAAACCTAGGGGAACCCACTGGTCAGATACTTGTGATTTGTGGACGTAATAAGAAGCTGGTTAATCGATTGCAGTCGATAAGTTGGAAAGTTCCAGTTCAG GTGAAAGGTTTTGTTACAAAGATGGAAGAATGTATGGGTGCTTGTGATTGTATCATTACCAAG GCAGGGCCTGGTACTATCGCAGAGGCGATGATCCGTGGTTTACCAATTATTCTAAATGATTATATTGCTGGGCAG GAAGCTGGCAATGTTCCGTACGTTGTTGAAAATGGATGCGGGAAGTTCTCGAAATCTCCAAAACAGATTGCAAACATAGTCGCCGACTGGTTTGGCCCAAAGTCGGACGAATTCAGAATTATGTCCCAGAATTGCCTCAAACTTGCTCGCCCAGATGCTGTGTTCAAAATCGTCCACGATCTGCACGAGCTGGTCAGGCAAAAATGTTTCGTACCCCAGTACGCATGCGCAACATAA
- the LOC101764529 gene encoding uncharacterized protein LOC101764529, producing MQTPATTCGAHAPAFAPFPRHAAPPGSFRKPCPGSSRRAPGLRLVAPMASTVNSPGSSSDFAKRIERAWLISQQPRPISCSSCQSAGHVECKWCAGTGFFILGNNMLCEVPSRNTTCVICSGKGIASCADCQGTGFRAKWLEEPPVDK from the exons ATGCAGACGCCGGCGACCACCTGCGGGGCCCACGCGCCCGCCTTCGCTCCATTCCCCCGCCACGCCGCCCCTCCTGGAAGCTTCAGGAAGCCCTGTCCTGGGTCTTCTCGGCGGGCGCCAGGGCTCCGGCTCGTCGCTCCCATGGCCTCCACCGTCAACTCGCCGGGGAGCTCCTCCGACTTCGCCAAGCGCATCGAGCGCGCCTGGCTCATCTCCCAG CAACCAAGACCAATTTCTTGCTCTTCCTGTCAATCTGCTGGCCATGTGGAGTGCAAGTGGTGTGCAGGCACAGGTTTCTTTATCCTTGGCAACAACATGTTGTGTGAAGTACCCTCAAGAAATACAACATGCGTGATATGCTCTGGAAAG GGTATTGCAAGTTGTGCTGATTGCCAAGGGACTGGGTTTCGTGCCAAGTGGCTTGAAGAGCCTCCTGTTGACAAATGA